In the Gorilla gorilla gorilla isolate KB3781 chromosome 1, NHGRI_mGorGor1-v2.1_pri, whole genome shotgun sequence genome, TAGCTTTTTTGAGATAATCTATCAAGTCTGCCCTTTTCCGCCTTAATGTCGGCAAAGATCATTTTTGTTCCAAGGATGTACTTCTTGGGATTCTCCAAATACTCCATCGGTATCCTCTCCCCAGGTAATGCCTTTGTTCTTATTGGCAGCTGTGTAAGAGAATCCAGTGGCCTGACCTGTCTTCCACCCAAAGAGACATGGAGATTAGGCCCAGTCTCGTGCTTGCCTCCCTTTTCCACAGTGTGGCACTGGGCACATTTCTGAACACAAATCTTCTTGCCTTTCTCAACATCACCGGTATTTAATTCTCTCTTTCATCACTGGCACTATGAAGGTTCCTGCTCGGAAGCCGGACATCCTGCTCTCTAAatcagtggcttaaaaaaaaaaaaagtcctgcagAACAGTTTTCTGTGGAACATTAGTTTGGGAAATGAGGCTCTGGCATAGTGTTACTCAGTCCCACGTACCTAGAAAGCTACAGTCTTACGAATACCAGCAGACTCCAGAGTCTGCTAGACCAAGAGGAGAAGGCACCAGCTGATTGGGAGCAATTCATAACCATCCCATATCTGTGTACCTTTTTTGTTTCCACTCCTAGATCACTATACtttcacttaaaattttgtttttttctatttttttcttctcctttgttcTTTCTTCACCTTTGCCTGAGAACCCTGCTGACATTATTATAGAAACTGCTGACACCTCCCAGGAACCCACACGTCCCTGAGACTTCAGATGGCGTACCTTTTTCATGTCTTATCAGGAGGCCCACTGGGGAAGTTGAGAACTGTGAGCCACTAAAGTTgacgggctgggcgcagtggctcacacctgtaatcccagcactttgggaggctgaagcaagtttatcgtttgaggccaggagctcgagatcagcctggccaacatggtgaaacccggtctctactaaaaataacaaaaattagccgggcatggtagcacacacctgtaatcccagctactccagaagctgaggcacaagaatcacttgaacccaggaggtggaggttgcattgagccaagatggtgccactgcactccagcctgggcaacagagtgaaaccctgtctcaaaaaaaaaaaaaaaagttgacataAATAGCACAGTGTATGTTATCACTTAGAGCTTTACATTTTAGTAAGCAAACTTGGAAGAAGGAATAGTAGGTCCTGGATTTTCTCCCAGCCTCCTTAATGTTTGAAAGCAGGTTGGAGATGGAGATCATTCAGTAGAATTTGTTAGAGGAATATAGATTTGGAGagattgaaaaatatttgaatctcTGTGAAGCAGTGATTGTATATCAGGAATGATAAAACACTTGGTAATAAGAACTTAACAAATGtatagcctttttaaaaattaaactgtttttACTAAAACATGGTGAGTGTATGTGAGGTATAGGGTCTTTGAGTTTTTAATGCATTACTTTCCATGCATGTCATTTCcagttttgttgatttgttttttggtttggtttgtttgctttttatatgcGGCAAAGCGGTGCATCCAGGAATGGGGCCTTGGCCCAAGCAGAGCTTCTCTGGAGGTGCAGTCAGCCAAGGCAGCTCTGCCCCTCCCCACAGTCAGCCAGAGCAGCTCTGCCCCTCCCTACAGTCAGCCAGGGCAGCTCTTCCCCTCCACACAGTCAGccagggcagctctgcccctccgCACAGTCAGCCAGAGCAGCTCTTCCCCTCCACACAGTCAGCCAGGGCAACTCTTACCCTCCACACAGTCAGCCAGAGCAGCTCTTCCCCTCCCTACAGTCAGCCAGGGCAGCTCTTCCCCTCCGCACAGTCAGCCAGGAGAGCTCTGTCCCTCCCCACATCCCATCTCGAAATATATCTGTATTCCAACAAGGAAAAATGGGATAGCATGGGGGTAGTCTAGGCAGTGAGTAAACATCAGATGTCCTCTTGTAGCAACTAtatatgttgttattattttctatctTCAATGTTCTCGAATGTTTATATTTCAGTAAACCTCTACctcgtcacacacacacacacgaatatatatatatggccaaaATTATGGAAATAAGACTATTTGCAGAGTTAAAAATTGAAACAGgtaatatatacacaatatttaGAGTTGCAGAGGAGAAGGCTCTtgtacccattcattcattccacttaatatttattgtgtacaggAAGTACACAACTGTTAAGCCCTGAACTGCGAGGTGTACAGTTGTGAACAATAGGAAGAGGAAGTCCCTGCCATGTGGAATTTAGGTTGTAGAATATGGATAAGCAATTACAATGTTTTTGACAGTAAGGAGTACTGTGAAGACAGTAAAGAGCCTAGAGAAGGATGACAAGTTGAGTAGAAGCAGCTGAGCAGTAGTTACTAGGAAGTTGGAGAACTGTGGGATTCAGTCCAGTTGGAATGTTTCCTGTTACTACTAAATATTTTGCACTTAGTTAGCGTAAGTGATGATAATGAATGAGCAGTCCTCTGATGCAGGCTTTTGTATTTTCCACCATCACAGGTGTGGTTCCTCAGAGTGCACCACCAGTGCCAACAGCCTCTTCCCGGTTCCATTTCCCACCTCTGGACACCCATTCTCCAACCAATGATGTGCAGCCAGGACGGTTCTCTGCTAGCTCCCTAACTGCTTCTGGCCAGGAGTCCAGTAATGGTACTGATAGAAAGACTGAGCTTTCAGAGCTGGAGGATGGCTCAGCTGCTGACTGGCGCCGGGGTGTGGATCCCATGTCCTCCAGGAATGCCATTGGTGGAGGAGGGATTGGCCATCAGAAACGCAAGCCTGACATAATGCTTCCTCTGTTTGCTAGGCCAGGGATGTACCCTGACCCCCACAGTCCCTTTGCTGTCTCTCCAATCCCTGGCCGCGGAGGTGTCCTTAATGTCCCCATTTCACCAGCCCTCTCCCTGACTCCCACCATCTTCTCCTATAGCCCATCACCAGGCCTGAGCCCTTTCACCAACAGCAGCTGCTTCTCCTTCAACCCTGAGGAAATGAAACACTACCTTCATTCTCAAGCTTGTTCTGTGTTCAACTACCATCTGAGTCCTCGGACTTTTCCCCGTTACCCGGGGCTCATGGTTCCACCACTGCAGTGCCAAATGCATCCTGAGGAATCAACTCAGTTCTCCATCAAGCTGCAGCCCCCACCAGTTGGGCGGAAGAACCGGGAGAGGGTTGAGAGCAGCGAGGAGTCAGCACCAGTCACCACGCCCACCATGGCTTCTATTCCCCCAAGAATCAAGGTGGAACCTGCCTCTGAAAAGGATCCTGAGAGCCTCAGGCAGTCGGCACGAGAGAAGGAGGAGCACACTCAAGAAGAGGGCACTGTGCCAAGCAGGACCATTGAAGAGGAAAAAGGCACCATCTTTGCCCGTCCTGCTGCACCACCCATCTGGCCCTCTGTGCCCATTAGCACCCCAAGTGAAGAACCTCTGGAGGTGACTGAAGACAGTGAGGACAGGCCTGGCAAAGAGCCCAGTGCACCTGAGAAGAAAGAAGATGCACTGATGCCCCCCAAGCTTCGGTTGAAGCGGCGCTGGAATGATGACCCTGAAGCCCGAGAGCTGAGCAAGAGTGGCAAGTTTCTCTGGAATGGGTCAGGACCCCAGGGCTTGGCAACAGCAGCTGCTGATGCTTAGAACTGGAAGTGGATTAGGAGCTGTTTATACTATAATCAAATGCATACATGTATTTATGTAGCAAGATttcagggtggggggagggagttAAACTGGTTTGATCATTCTAGGGGCATAGacttgtatttttatgttttggggATGGGATGGGGTTATCTTCTGTTGTAAATTAGGTGGGATATGAACACACTTATTTTCCTGGTGAGTAGGACACAGGGAGGGTATTGAACTCAAAGGAGAAAGAGCCTCTATTTCTTGTTGAGGCTTATACTTTCTGACAAGGAAACTCCCAAAGGGCCAAGATACTTTTTGGTCCCATGATAGTCAGGTTCcagacttctttcttttctattgtatttatATGTGGAAAGccattaatgaatttattttgctTCAAGAGATACACGTAAAAGGGAAAAGGGCATGGTTGGGAGGTTGAGCAGTAAGAGACCATTAATACTAAGTATTTTGCCTGAAATGcttctttataattatttcagGGAAGGAATAAGATAATCTCAGACTTACTGGGGTGGGGCTTGGGGAATGTTTGGATgttgctctttttcttcttcctttttttttttggttggtgttgtttggcatttttttcttttcctttttaaagaaaatgctttcagGAAACATGAACAAACATACTGCCAATTATAGTGGGGCTGGGAAGGCACAGGAGCTGGCGACCTCTCAGCTGCATAGTTGGGACGGCAAACCCTGCTGTGAGCTTCTCAGACTTTTCACCTACTTCACCTATTAAGAAGCCATGAGGAGTTGTAAACTCTTGTTCAGGGAAGAAAAGAGGGCAGCAGGAAGTAACCCAATGCCTTTAAAtacaaaacagatgaaaaacaaaatactcatttttccttttctattgtgGGTTTGGGGAGCCAAACCAAGTGTGACTGTGAGCACGTTCACTGAGAGGCATGACAACATTATTGAAGAGGTCTTTCCATTATGTCTGgttctcttattttcttaagtCAAGCCTTAACTATGAACATACTTTAAGATGATACGGGTCTGTCACCATAAACCTGTAAAAGGGCATCGACAGCTTTTCAGATAATCCAGGAATGTTGAGACATGGCTAAGTTTCTAGCTGATACTTAGTCATTCCCTCTTGTTATTGTTGGGATGGGTAGCCAAAAGGCAGGCTTGTGGGAGTTAAGAGCCAATGATACCTGGAAACATGGGAGGTAGCTGGGGGTACAAGTGGATGTTGAGACTGAAGGAAGAGGTGGAAAGAAGACACAGAAGGCACCCAGATGCCAAAAGGCCTGGCATGAATGAAAGAGTTGGCGTCTGTCCTGTTGTGGTGTTCCCATTCTTGCCATAC is a window encoding:
- the LOC101129723 gene encoding ETS translocation variant 3, whose protein sequence is MKAGCSIVEKPEGGGGYQFPDWAYKTESSPGSRQIQLWHFILELLQKEEFRHVIAWQQGEYGEFVIKDPDEVARLWGRRKCKPQMNYDKLSRALRYYYNKRILHKTKGKRFTYKFNFNKLVMPNYPFINIRSSGVVPQSAPPVPTASSRFHFPPLDTHSPTNDVQPGRFSASSLTASGQESSNGTDRKTELSELEDGSAADWRRGVDPMSSRNAIGGGGIGHQKRKPDIMLPLFARPGMYPDPHSPFAVSPIPGRGGVLNVPISPALSLTPTIFSYSPSPGLSPFTNSSCFSFNPEEMKHYLHSQACSVFNYHLSPRTFPRYPGLMVPPLQCQMHPEESTQFSIKLQPPPVGRKNRERVESSEESAPVTTPTMASIPPRIKVEPASEKDPESLRQSAREKEEHTQEEGTVPSRTIEEEKGTIFARPAAPPIWPSVPISTPSEEPLEVTEDSEDRPGKEPSAPEKKEDALMPPKLRLKRRWNDDPEARELSKSGKFLWNGSGPQGLATAAADA